A genomic stretch from Telmatocola sphagniphila includes:
- a CDS encoding DNA alkylation repair protein — protein MQTLTSKIVQARLRELADPVLAEGAQRYFKTGKGEYGEGDRFLGLRAAQIHATVKEHRELSIPEVVKLLQSPFNEDRLTAVLIWVTQMPKAPDSVQKVIYELYLANTHRINSWGLVDCSAPGVVGYYLLDKNRKPVHRLAQSEILWERRIAVLATFTWIRKKDCADTLKICEVLLKDREDLIHKATGWMLREVGKRDLASLEGFLDAHARIMPRTMLRYAIERMSPERRGYYLKLKGS, from the coding sequence ATGCAAACTCTCACATCGAAAATTGTGCAAGCCCGCTTGCGGGAGCTGGCCGACCCCGTTCTGGCGGAGGGTGCCCAACGTTACTTCAAAACAGGGAAAGGAGAATACGGCGAAGGAGATCGATTTCTGGGACTTCGAGCGGCCCAGATCCACGCGACGGTAAAAGAGCACCGGGAATTGAGCATTCCCGAAGTGGTAAAATTGCTGCAATCTCCTTTTAATGAAGACCGGTTAACGGCGGTACTCATCTGGGTCACTCAAATGCCGAAAGCCCCGGATTCAGTTCAGAAAGTAATCTACGAACTCTATCTGGCCAACACGCACCGCATCAACAGTTGGGGTCTGGTCGATTGCTCGGCTCCAGGTGTGGTCGGTTACTACTTGTTGGATAAGAACCGCAAGCCGGTACATAGATTGGCCCAATCTGAAATTCTCTGGGAACGGCGGATCGCCGTGCTGGCGACATTCACCTGGATTCGCAAGAAAGACTGTGCGGATACTCTGAAAATCTGCGAAGTACTGTTAAAAGATCGGGAAGACCTGATTCACAAGGCGACCGGCTGGATGCTGCGCGAGGTGGGGAAGCGGGATCTCGCTAGTCTGGAGGGCTTTCTCGATGCGCACGCCCGGATCATGCCGCGAACGATGCTGAGATATGCGATCGAGCGAATGAGCCCGGAACGCAGGGGTTATTATTTGAAGTTGAAGGGGAGTTGA
- a CDS encoding 3-keto-disaccharide hydrolase, giving the protein MFRLFLLTLGLILGLQASPVSAQYGDLGDLKILKTEDKKNVESTPPPQNATVLFDGKSLDKWLNQDGKKPAQWKLVDGGAMQVLSGGNIITKEKFGGHFKLHVEFRVPYEPKNKGQGRGNSGVYVQGRYEVQVLDSYALESKKNDCGAIYEVAAPKVNACKAPSIWQSYDIEFWAPVFKDGKKVEPAKITVYQNGVLIHEGQTIPVDNTTAGLGGDPSKPGPIMLQDHGNPVQFRNIWIVKLD; this is encoded by the coding sequence ATGTTTCGGCTCTTCCTCCTCACGCTCGGTTTAATCCTCGGCCTCCAAGCCTCCCCGGTTTCGGCGCAGTACGGCGATCTCGGGGATTTGAAAATCCTCAAGACCGAAGACAAGAAGAATGTGGAAAGCACGCCTCCTCCCCAGAATGCCACGGTTTTATTCGATGGCAAGAGCCTGGATAAGTGGTTGAATCAGGATGGTAAAAAACCGGCCCAATGGAAACTGGTCGACGGCGGGGCCATGCAGGTTCTTTCGGGCGGCAACATCATCACCAAGGAAAAATTCGGCGGACATTTCAAACTGCACGTCGAATTCCGCGTTCCGTACGAACCGAAAAATAAAGGGCAGGGGCGCGGCAACAGCGGCGTTTACGTTCAAGGCCGATACGAAGTGCAAGTTCTGGACAGCTATGCTCTCGAGAGCAAAAAGAACGATTGCGGAGCAATTTACGAAGTGGCCGCACCCAAGGTGAATGCCTGCAAAGCTCCCAGTATCTGGCAGAGCTACGACATTGAATTCTGGGCACCGGTTTTCAAGGATGGCAAGAAAGTGGAACCGGCCAAGATCACCGTGTATCAGAACGGCGTTCTCATCCATGAAGGCCAGACGATCCCGGTGGACAACACTACCGCCGGTCTGGGGGGCGATCCTTCCAAGCCGGGTCCCATTATGCTGCAGGACCACGGCAATCCCGTGCAGTTTCGCAATATCTGGATCGTGAAACTGGACTAA
- a CDS encoding YjhG/YagF family D-xylonate dehydratase: protein MSFLALVENNDPDLYRLATFTRGPEGKLPLTDELLRHAPSGDLFGWSQNVGMGWQPAELGRKEFLILSTHGGLRGPEGQPIALGYHSGHWEVGLQVQAAAEEFKRLGFIPFAGAVTDPCDGRTQGTIGMFDSLPFRNDAAMVLRRLMRSLPNRSGVLGVATCDKGLPAMMMALAGMHHIPTVLVPGGVMLATKGHEDTGKVQTIGARYAAGELSLEKAAEEGCHTCGSPGGGCQFLGTAATSQVVGEALGMSMPHSALSPSGQLIWLDMARRSARALAHLSHQKIPTSRILTEAAFRNAITVHAAFGGSTNLLLHVPAVAFAAGVPRPRLEDWQEINRRIPRIVDALPNGPVGHPTIQVFLAGGVPEVMLHLRDANLLDLNCLTASGEPLDKVLDWWAQSERRKRLKDLLVTQDGVDPDNVIMSFTKARERGFTSSLTFPRGNLCPDGSVIKSTSIDASVVGTDGVYRHVGPAKVFIREKDAVAAIKGQGTRKIEKGDVLILCARGPMGSGMEETYQVTSALKHISWGKHVAVLTDARFSGVSTGACIGHVSPEALAGGPIGKVRDGDIVQIEINRTTLEGKVDLIGDATGNFGAEWGTKTLASRPMRSDLQADPDLPDDTKLWALLQNASGGVWGGCVYDYQAIEKALTKR from the coding sequence ATGTCATTTCTCGCACTCGTTGAAAATAACGATCCCGACCTTTACCGGCTGGCGACTTTCACGCGCGGACCGGAAGGGAAACTGCCGCTGACCGATGAGCTATTGCGGCATGCACCTTCCGGAGATCTCTTCGGCTGGTCGCAGAATGTCGGCATGGGCTGGCAACCGGCTGAACTGGGTCGCAAGGAATTCCTGATCCTTTCGACACATGGCGGCTTACGCGGTCCGGAGGGCCAGCCGATCGCTTTGGGATATCACAGCGGGCACTGGGAAGTCGGTTTACAAGTGCAGGCGGCTGCGGAAGAATTCAAGCGACTCGGCTTCATTCCCTTTGCAGGCGCGGTAACCGATCCCTGTGACGGCCGGACGCAAGGCACTATCGGCATGTTCGATAGCCTGCCGTTCCGCAATGATGCGGCCATGGTCCTACGACGTTTGATGCGCTCGCTCCCCAATCGCTCCGGCGTGCTGGGGGTCGCGACTTGCGATAAAGGCCTTCCCGCCATGATGATGGCCCTGGCCGGGATGCACCATATTCCCACCGTCCTGGTGCCCGGCGGCGTCATGCTGGCCACAAAGGGCCACGAGGATACGGGGAAGGTCCAAACGATTGGGGCACGCTACGCGGCCGGCGAACTGAGCCTCGAAAAAGCGGCGGAGGAGGGCTGCCATACCTGCGGTTCACCAGGCGGCGGCTGTCAGTTTTTGGGCACGGCCGCGACTTCACAGGTTGTCGGCGAAGCCTTGGGGATGTCCATGCCGCATTCGGCCCTTTCCCCCTCCGGCCAATTGATATGGCTGGATATGGCCCGCCGTTCGGCTCGGGCGCTTGCCCATTTGTCGCACCAGAAAATTCCAACCAGCCGCATTCTGACCGAAGCGGCCTTCCGAAACGCCATTACGGTACACGCGGCCTTCGGCGGTTCCACGAATTTGCTTTTGCACGTTCCGGCCGTGGCATTTGCCGCCGGTGTGCCCCGGCCGCGACTCGAAGATTGGCAGGAAATCAATCGGCGAATTCCCCGGATTGTCGATGCCCTACCCAACGGCCCCGTCGGCCATCCGACCATTCAGGTATTTCTGGCCGGGGGTGTGCCGGAAGTGATGTTGCACCTTCGGGATGCGAATTTACTCGACCTGAACTGTCTGACCGCCAGTGGCGAACCACTCGACAAGGTGCTCGATTGGTGGGCGCAATCCGAACGCCGAAAGCGACTGAAAGATCTTCTGGTCACTCAGGACGGCGTAGACCCCGACAACGTGATCATGAGCTTCACCAAAGCCCGGGAGCGGGGCTTCACATCCTCGCTGACTTTTCCGCGCGGCAATCTCTGCCCGGACGGTTCGGTCATCAAATCCACTTCCATTGATGCTTCCGTGGTCGGTACCGATGGCGTCTATCGCCATGTCGGACCGGCCAAGGTGTTCATTCGGGAGAAGGATGCCGTGGCCGCGATCAAGGGGCAAGGTACCCGCAAGATCGAGAAGGGGGATGTGCTGATTCTTTGTGCACGCGGGCCGATGGGCAGCGGCATGGAGGAAACCTATCAGGTCACCAGTGCACTCAAGCATATCAGTTGGGGCAAGCATGTGGCCGTGCTGACCGATGCACGATTCAGTGGCGTTTCCACCGGGGCCTGTATCGGGCACGTTTCGCCGGAAGCTCTGGCGGGTGGCCCCATTGGCAAAGTGCGGGACGGCGATATTGTGCAGATTGAGATTAATCGCACCACGCTGGAGGGGAAGGTCGATCTCATTGGTGATGCGACCGGCAACTTTGGGGCGGAGTGGGGAACGAAAACTCTTGCATCCCGGCCCATGCGGTCCGACTTACAAGCTGACCCTGACCTGCCCGACGACACCAAACTCTGGGCTCTATTGCAGAATGCCAGCGGTGGTGTCTGGGGCGGCTGCGTTTACGACTACCAGGCGATCGAAAAAGCGCTGACGAAGCGTTAG
- a CDS encoding Dabb family protein — translation MQLAHNVFFKLKDQSPARVDELVAACKKYLNVQPGIVFFAAGKVCKELNRDVNDLDWDVGLHLIFKDKASHDSYQDDPTHIKFIEEQKHNWAKVRVFDSLV, via the coding sequence ATGCAACTGGCGCACAATGTCTTTTTCAAACTCAAGGATCAATCGCCCGCCCGCGTCGATGAATTGGTGGCGGCCTGCAAAAAATATCTCAACGTTCAACCCGGCATCGTCTTTTTTGCCGCCGGTAAAGTCTGCAAGGAACTCAATCGCGACGTGAACGATCTCGATTGGGACGTCGGCCTGCACCTCATTTTCAAAGACAAGGCTTCCCACGATTCCTACCAAGACGATCCGACTCACATCAAATTCATCGAAGAGCAGAAGCACAACTGGGCGAAAGTCCGCGTTTTTGATTCCCTGGTATAA